A genomic segment from Thermoanaerobaculales bacterium encodes:
- the rpsK gene encoding 30S ribosomal protein S11 encodes MAKERKAVRKTRRERKVVPHAVANIHATFNNTIVSFADPTGHVLCWSSGGRIGYKGSRKGTPYAAQLAAKNAAEQAQDHGVRSVDVRVKGPGPGRESAIRAVAAAGLDIRSIRDVTPIPHNGCRPPKRRRV; translated from the coding sequence ATGGCGAAGGAGCGCAAGGCCGTACGGAAGACGCGACGCGAGCGGAAGGTCGTTCCCCACGCCGTCGCGAACATCCACGCCACGTTCAACAACACCATCGTCAGCTTTGCGGACCCGACCGGGCACGTGCTGTGCTGGTCGTCCGGAGGCCGGATCGGGTACAAGGGCTCCCGCAAGGGCACCCCGTACGCGGCCCAGCTGGCGGCCAAGAACGCCGCCGAGCAGGCGCAGGATCACGGCGTCCGCAGCGTCGACGTCCGCGTCAAGGGGCCGGGGCCGGGCCGCGAGTCGGCAATCCGCGCGGTGGCGGCTGCCGGGCTCGACATCCGGAGCATCCGCGACGTGACCCCGATCCCGCACAACGGCTGCCGCCCGCCGAAGCGGCGCCGGGTCTGA
- the rpsM gene encoding 30S ribosomal protein S13, whose product MARIAGVDLPSGKRVDIGLTYIYGIGRSRARKILERANVDDGIKVRDLSEDEILRIQRVIQEEGGVEGDLRKEVAMNIKRLIETGSYRGIRHRRGLPTRGQRTHTNARSRKGPRRQAVAGKKKAGKK is encoded by the coding sequence GTGGCACGCATCGCGGGTGTGGACCTGCCGTCGGGCAAGCGCGTGGACATCGGCTTGACCTACATCTACGGGATCGGGCGCAGCCGCGCCAGGAAGATCCTGGAGCGGGCGAACGTCGATGACGGCATCAAGGTCAGAGACCTGTCCGAGGACGAGATCCTGCGCATCCAGCGCGTGATCCAGGAGGAGGGCGGTGTCGAGGGCGATCTCCGCAAGGAGGTCGCGATGAACATCAAGCGCCTCATCGAAACCGGCAGCTATCGGGGGATCCGCCACCGGCGGGGACTGCCGACGCGCGGCCAGCGAACCCACACCAACGCCCGCTCGCGGAAGGGCCCGCGGCGCCAGGCAGTGGCCGGCAAGAAGAAAGCCGGAAAGAAGTAG
- the rpmJ gene encoding 50S ribosomal protein L36 has protein sequence MKVRPSVRRICSKCKIIRRQGVVRVICENPKHKQRQG, from the coding sequence ATGAAAGTACGTCCATCGGTGAGACGCATCTGTTCCAAGTGCAAGATCATCCGCCGCCAGGGCGTGGTCCGGGTGATCTGCGAGAACCCGAAGCACAAGCAGCGGCAAGGCTGA
- the infA gene encoding translation initiation factor IF-1: MAKEEAIEVVATVIEPLPNAMFRVELENGHEVLAHISGKMRKHFIRILPGDKVLVELSPYDLSRGRITYRYK, translated from the coding sequence ATGGCCAAGGAAGAGGCGATTGAAGTGGTCGCGACGGTGATCGAGCCCCTCCCGAACGCGATGTTTCGGGTCGAGCTCGAGAACGGTCACGAGGTGCTGGCCCATATCTCGGGCAAGATGCGCAAGCACTTCATTCGGATTCTTCCCGGAGACAAGGTGCTGGTGGAGCTTTCCCCGTACGACCTGAGCCGGGGACGGATCACCTACCGGTACAAGTAG
- the map gene encoding type I methionyl aminopeptidase — protein MIFLKSPAELDALERANRVVHRVLQAVQAAAAPGVSTAELDELAEETIRQHGGAPAFKGYRGFPATLCTSINDVIVHGIPSRAARLADGDVLSVDCGVLLDGFYGDAATTFGIGRVTAEAARLMGTARRCLDDGVAAVAPGGRLGDVGAAVQARAEDAGFGVVREFVGHGIGRALHEDPQVPNYGLPGHGQILKPGLVIAIEPMITAGGWRVRVDSDGWTARTEDGKLAAHFEFSVAVTADGRRVLGVDGEC, from the coding sequence ATGATCTTTCTCAAGTCTCCCGCCGAGCTGGACGCCCTCGAGCGTGCCAACCGGGTCGTCCACCGGGTGCTGCAAGCGGTGCAGGCGGCGGCGGCGCCGGGGGTGTCGACGGCGGAGCTCGACGAGCTGGCGGAGGAGACGATCCGGCAGCACGGTGGCGCGCCGGCGTTCAAGGGCTACCGGGGCTTCCCCGCGACGCTGTGCACGTCGATCAACGACGTCATCGTGCACGGCATCCCGAGCCGCGCTGCGCGTCTCGCCGACGGCGACGTCCTCAGCGTCGATTGCGGGGTGCTGCTCGACGGCTTCTACGGCGACGCCGCGACGACCTTCGGGATCGGGCGGGTGACCGCCGAGGCGGCCCGCCTGATGGGCACCGCGCGCCGCTGCCTCGACGACGGGGTGGCGGCGGTGGCGCCGGGCGGGCGGCTCGGCGACGTCGGCGCGGCCGTCCAGGCGCGGGCCGAGGACGCGGGCTTCGGGGTGGTGCGGGAGTTCGTCGGCCACGGCATCGGCCGGGCGCTGCACGAGGACCCGCAGGTGCCGAACTACGGCCTGCCGGGCCACGGCCAGATCCTGAAGCCCGGGCTGGTGATCGCGATCGAGCCGATGATCACCGCCGGCGGCTGGCGAGTCCGGGTCGACTCGGACGGGTGGACAGCGAGGACCGAAGACGGTAAACTCGCCGCCCATTTTGAGTTCTCGGTGGCCGTTACTGCAGATGGCCGCCGAGTGCTCGGTGTGGATGGGGAGTGCTGA
- a CDS encoding nucleoside monophosphate kinase, which produces MTATYSSLSLVLLGPPGSGKTTQARALAEAYELPLISTREMLSAEVESGTPLGRQIERGIKRGELVSDRVMSAIILHRLDRRDCRRGFILDGYPRTSGQAALLDGILAELGRTIDRVVLLDVPEGVALERLEAIEEAAAVHERFQVWRDNAPALVESYRNRGLLLEVDGSEPADRVREAVLQAVGAPVGA; this is translated from the coding sequence ATGACGGCGACCTACTCGAGCCTGAGCCTGGTGCTGCTCGGACCCCCGGGGTCGGGCAAGACGACGCAGGCGAGGGCGCTGGCCGAGGCCTACGAGCTGCCGCTGATCTCGACGCGGGAGATGCTGAGCGCCGAGGTCGAAAGCGGCACCCCGCTCGGCCGCCAGATCGAGCGCGGGATAAAGCGCGGCGAGCTGGTGAGCGACCGCGTGATGAGCGCCATCATCCTGCACCGTCTCGACCGCAGGGACTGCCGGCGGGGCTTCATCCTCGACGGCTATCCGCGCACCTCCGGCCAGGCGGCCCTGCTCGACGGCATCCTGGCCGAGCTCGGCCGCACCATCGACCGCGTGGTGCTGCTCGATGTGCCCGAGGGCGTGGCGCTCGAGCGGCTCGAGGCGATCGAGGAGGCGGCAGCGGTCCATGAGAGGTTCCAGGTCTGGCGCGACAACGCGCCGGCGCTGGTCGAGTCGTACAGGAATCGAGGCCTGCTGCTGGAGGTCGACGGGAGCGAGCCCGCCGACCGGGTGAGGGAGGCGGTCCTGCAGGCCGTGGGCGCTCCGGTCGGGGCATGA
- the secY gene encoding preprotein translocase subunit SecY, translating to MIESFRNIYAIPDLRKRVIFTFALLAVYRVGAFIPIPGVDPLALQEFFEATRGTVLGFLNLFSGGALGRMTIFALGIMPYISASIILQLLTVVWPYLEKLSKEGELGRRKITQWTRYGTVVLSVIQSLGISFFLERQTAAGGAPLVPEDLQGWGFRLLTVLTLTTGTAFVMWLGEQISERGIGNGISLIIFAGIVVGLPAAIFNTLTSIKTGAMSILTVVLLIVFMVLVVAAIVYMERAQRRIPIQYAKRVVGRRVYGGQSTYLPLRLNTGGVIPVIFAASIMSFPQTLGQMFENRWLQRITEALAWGEPLYNLVYFSSIIFFCYFYTSIIFNPEDTAENMRKYGGFIPGIRPGKRSAEFIDKILTRITLVGSIYLALVAILPEILIAGFKVATIPVVGPSLDAVLPKWFTQGLGVPFYFGGTSLLIVVGVAMDTVQQIESQLVMRHYDGFMRRGRIRGRRG from the coding sequence ATGATCGAGAGCTTCCGCAACATCTATGCGATCCCGGACCTGCGCAAGCGGGTGATCTTCACCTTCGCCCTGCTCGCGGTCTACCGGGTCGGCGCCTTCATCCCGATCCCGGGCGTGGACCCGCTGGCGCTGCAGGAGTTCTTCGAGGCCACCCGCGGAACGGTGCTGGGCTTCCTCAACCTGTTCTCGGGCGGCGCGCTCGGCCGGATGACGATCTTCGCGCTCGGGATCATGCCGTACATCTCGGCGTCGATCATCCTGCAGCTGCTGACCGTGGTCTGGCCGTACCTCGAGAAGCTCTCGAAGGAGGGCGAGCTGGGGCGGCGCAAGATCACCCAGTGGACCCGTTACGGGACGGTCGTGCTGTCGGTGATCCAGTCCCTGGGCATCTCGTTCTTCCTGGAGCGGCAGACCGCCGCCGGCGGGGCGCCGCTGGTGCCCGAGGACCTCCAGGGCTGGGGCTTCCGGCTGCTCACCGTGCTCACCCTGACCACCGGCACCGCGTTCGTGATGTGGCTCGGCGAGCAGATCTCGGAGCGCGGCATCGGCAACGGGATCTCGCTGATCATCTTCGCCGGGATCGTGGTCGGGCTGCCGGCCGCGATCTTCAACACCCTGACCAGCATCAAGACCGGCGCCATGAGCATCCTGACCGTGGTGCTGCTGATCGTCTTCATGGTGCTGGTGGTGGCGGCGATCGTCTACATGGAGCGCGCCCAGCGCCGGATCCCGATCCAGTACGCGAAGCGGGTGGTCGGGCGCCGGGTCTACGGCGGCCAGAGCACCTACCTGCCGCTGCGCCTGAACACCGGCGGCGTGATCCCGGTGATCTTCGCGGCCTCGATCATGTCGTTCCCGCAGACCCTGGGGCAGATGTTCGAGAACCGCTGGCTGCAGCGCATCACCGAGGCCCTCGCCTGGGGCGAGCCGCTCTACAACCTGGTCTACTTCAGCTCGATCATCTTCTTCTGCTACTTCTACACCTCGATCATCTTCAACCCCGAGGACACCGCCGAGAACATGCGCAAGTACGGCGGCTTCATCCCGGGGATCCGCCCCGGCAAGCGGTCGGCCGAGTTCATCGACAAGATCCTCACCCGGATCACGCTGGTCGGCTCGATCTACCTGGCGCTGGTGGCGATCCTGCCCGAGATCCTGATCGCCGGCTTCAAGGTGGCGACCATCCCGGTGGTCGGCCCGTCGCTCGACGCCGTGCTGCCGAAGTGGTTCACCCAGGGCCTCGGCGTGCCGTTCTACTTCGGCGGCACCTCGCTGCTGATCGTGGTTGGCGTGGCCATGGACACCGTGCAGCAGATCGAGTCGCAGCTGGTGATGCGCCACTACGACGGGTTCATGCGGCGCGGCCGGATCCGCGGGAGGCGCGGATGA
- the rplO gene encoding 50S ribosomal protein L15, producing the protein MELHDLKPAPGATRKSRRVGRGPGSGSGKTAGKGHKGQKSRSGYSRRFGFEGGQMPLVRRLPKRGFTNNFRVEFQVVNLRDLERAFGDGDVVSPESLVEKGLLRKGAKPVKILGSGELTKKLAVKAHKFSTTAQSSIERVGGSCEVVSL; encoded by the coding sequence ATGGAACTGCACGATCTCAAGCCGGCGCCGGGCGCCACGCGCAAGAGCCGCAGGGTCGGCCGCGGCCCGGGCTCGGGCTCCGGCAAGACCGCCGGCAAGGGCCACAAGGGTCAGAAGTCGCGCAGCGGCTACTCGCGCCGGTTCGGCTTCGAGGGCGGCCAGATGCCGCTCGTCCGCCGGCTCCCCAAGCGGGGTTTCACCAACAACTTCCGGGTCGAGTTCCAGGTGGTCAACCTGCGCGACCTGGAGCGGGCGTTCGGCGACGGCGACGTGGTCTCGCCCGAGTCGCTGGTCGAAAAGGGGCTCCTCCGCAAGGGCGCCAAGCCGGTCAAGATCCTCGGCAGCGGCGAGCTGACCAAGAAGCTCGCCGTCAAGGCCCACAAGTTCTCGACGACCGCCCAGTCCTCGATCGAGAGGGTCGGCGGAAGCTGTGAGGTGGTGTCGCTGTGA
- the rpmD gene encoding 50S ribosomal protein L30, with the protein MTQVRSQITFPRSQRRVLTGLGLGRIGKSVLRHDNPCIRGMVAKVAHLVRVEEVEA; encoded by the coding sequence ATCACGCAGGTGCGCAGCCAGATCACGTTTCCCCGCTCCCAGCGCAGGGTGCTCACGGGCCTCGGCCTGGGACGGATCGGAAAGTCGGTGCTGCGCCACGACAACCCCTGCATCCGCGGCATGGTGGCCAAGGTCGCCCACCTGGTGCGGGTCGAGGAAGTGGAGGCTTGA
- the rplR gene encoding 50S ribosomal protein L18, with the protein MSPMNDRKQRRVKMKRRYRDVIRGTAQRPRLTVFRSLRYVYAQVIDDDRGVTLASASTVEKATAGDLTSTGSLAAGKRLGAVIAERAKGQGISSVVFDRGGFKYHGVIRAIADGAREAGLEF; encoded by the coding sequence ATGAGCCCGATGAATGATCGCAAGCAGCGCCGCGTCAAGATGAAGCGTCGTTACCGGGACGTCATCCGGGGCACCGCGCAGCGGCCGCGCCTGACCGTGTTCCGGAGCCTGAGATACGTGTACGCGCAGGTGATCGACGACGACCGCGGGGTGACGCTGGCCTCGGCGTCGACCGTCGAGAAGGCGACCGCAGGCGACCTGACGTCGACCGGCAGCCTGGCGGCCGGCAAGCGGTTGGGCGCGGTGATCGCCGAGCGCGCCAAGGGCCAGGGTATCTCCAGCGTGGTCTTCGACAGGGGCGGCTTCAAGTACCACGGCGTGATTCGCGCCATCGCGGACGGCGCCCGTGAAGCGGGCCTCGAGTTCTGA
- the rplF gene encoding 50S ribosomal protein L6, with amino-acid sequence MSRIGRKPIQIPKGVEVSVDGREVRVKGPKGTLSVGLLPGVEAAVKDGAVDLSRNDDERHTRSFHGLLRALLANAVTGVSSGWSKELEIVGIGYRAEKRGDAVVFNLGHSHPIDFAVPEGIQIDVDAKANRVAVRGIDRQLVGQVAADIRALRPPEPYKGKGVRYLGEKIRSKAGKQGATA; translated from the coding sequence ATGTCACGAATCGGAAGAAAGCCCATCCAGATCCCGAAGGGGGTCGAGGTCTCGGTCGACGGCCGGGAGGTGCGGGTCAAGGGCCCCAAGGGGACGTTGAGCGTGGGCCTGCTGCCCGGGGTCGAGGCCGCGGTCAAGGACGGCGCCGTCGACCTGAGCCGCAACGATGACGAGCGCCACACCCGGTCGTTTCACGGTCTGCTGCGGGCGCTGCTCGCCAACGCGGTGACCGGGGTGTCCAGCGGCTGGTCCAAGGAGCTCGAGATCGTCGGCATCGGGTACCGCGCGGAGAAGCGGGGCGACGCGGTGGTCTTCAACCTCGGCCACTCGCACCCGATCGACTTCGCGGTCCCCGAGGGGATCCAGATCGACGTCGACGCCAAGGCCAACCGGGTGGCGGTGCGCGGGATCGACCGTCAGCTGGTCGGCCAGGTCGCGGCCGACATCAGGGCCCTGCGGCCACCCGAGCCGTACAAGGGCAAGGGTGTCCGTTACCTGGGTGAGAAGATCCGGTCCAAGGCCGGCAAGCAGGGAGCGACGGCATGA
- the rpsH gene encoding 30S ribosomal protein S8: protein MSMTDPISDMLTRIRNATTVRHDRTDVPASKMKLEIAKILKQEGFIRTFKQLEEGPQGMIRIYLKYAEDGEPAIHGVRRVSTPGRRVYRRADDLPKVRNGLGVAVVSTNRGVLTDEQARGLRVGGEVLCEVW from the coding sequence ATGAGCATGACAGATCCCATCTCCGACATGCTGACCCGGATCCGCAACGCGACCACGGTCCGCCACGACCGGACTGACGTGCCGGCGTCGAAGATGAAGCTGGAGATCGCCAAGATCCTCAAGCAGGAAGGCTTCATCCGGACCTTCAAGCAGCTCGAGGAGGGCCCGCAGGGCATGATCCGCATCTATCTGAAGTACGCCGAGGACGGCGAGCCGGCGATCCACGGCGTGCGGCGGGTTTCGACCCCCGGCCGCCGGGTCTACCGGCGCGCCGACGACCTGCCCAAGGTGCGCAACGGGCTCGGCGTGGCGGTGGTGTCCACCAACCGCGGTGTCCTCACCGACGAGCAGGCGCGGGGCTTGAGGGTCGGCGGCGAGGTGCTGTGCGAGGTCTGGTAG
- a CDS encoding type Z 30S ribosomal protein S14, with the protein MARKSAIAKTVRKPKYKIRSRNRCRVCGRPRGYMRKFQLCRICFRKLALEGFLPGVTKASW; encoded by the coding sequence GTGGCACGCAAGTCGGCGATCGCGAAGACCGTCAGAAAGCCCAAGTACAAGATCCGCTCCCGCAACCGCTGCCGGGTGTGCGGCCGGCCGCGCGGCTACATGCGGAAGTTCCAGCTGTGCCGGATCTGCTTTCGGAAGCTCGCTCTCGAGGGCTTCCTTCCCGGCGTGACCAAGGCTAGCTGGTGA
- the rplE gene encoding 50S ribosomal protein L5: protein MARLLELYRNEVFPKLQKEFGLTNPMQVPRLTKITCNIGIGEASRNAKLLDQAMEQLTNITGQRPVVRRARKSIAAFKLREGMPVGAKVTLRRDRMYEFLDRLISIGLPRVRDFRGVSRSSFDGRGSYTLGIRDILIFPEVDYQKVEGTMGMNITITTSAPTDDQAHALLAGLGMPFTRS from the coding sequence ATGGCGCGCTTGCTTGAGCTCTACAGAAACGAGGTCTTCCCCAAGCTCCAGAAGGAGTTCGGGCTCACCAACCCGATGCAGGTGCCGAGGCTCACCAAGATCACCTGCAACATCGGCATCGGGGAGGCGTCCCGCAACGCCAAGCTGCTGGACCAGGCGATGGAGCAGCTCACCAACATCACCGGGCAGCGCCCGGTGGTGCGGCGGGCGCGCAAGTCGATCGCCGCGTTCAAGCTGCGGGAAGGCATGCCGGTCGGCGCCAAGGTGACGCTGCGACGGGACCGGATGTACGAGTTCCTCGATCGGCTGATCTCGATCGGGCTGCCCCGGGTCCGCGACTTCCGCGGGGTGAGCCGGAGCTCGTTCGACGGCCGTGGCAGCTACACCCTCGGGATCCGGGACATTCTGATCTTTCCCGAGGTCGACTACCAGAAGGTCGAAGGCACCATGGGCATGAACATCACCATCACCACCTCGGCACCGACCGACGACCAGGCGCACGCGCTCCTGGCCGGCCTCGGCATGCCGTTCACGCGCTCCTAG
- the rplX gene encoding 50S ribosomal protein L24, with translation MKIKKGDTVEVISGKDAGKRGRVLVVDPGKQRVVIEGVHMIKRHTRPNPQRRVQGGIVEREAPVHVSNVMVISPDSGKPTRIGYKILEDGRKVRVAKTDGAILDR, from the coding sequence ATGAAGATCAAGAAGGGTGACACCGTCGAGGTCATCTCCGGCAAGGACGCCGGCAAGCGGGGGCGGGTTCTGGTCGTCGATCCCGGCAAGCAGCGGGTGGTGATTGAGGGCGTGCACATGATCAAGCGGCACACCAGGCCCAACCCCCAGCGCCGGGTCCAGGGCGGGATCGTGGAGCGGGAAGCGCCGGTCCACGTCTCGAACGTGATGGTGATCTCACCGGACAGCGGCAAGCCGACCCGGATCGGCTACAAGATCCTCGAGGACGGCCGCAAGGTCCGGGTGGCCAAGACGGACGGCGCGATTCTCGACCGTTAG
- the rplN gene encoding 50S ribosomal protein L14, which produces MIQMGTMLNVADNSGARKLQAIRQLGGSSAPRYAGIGDIIVCSVKEAAPDSDIKKGTVVKAVVVRTRMRTRRRDGSYIKFDENAAVLVNAEHDPIGTRVFGPVARELRERRFMKIVSLAPEVI; this is translated from the coding sequence ATGATCCAGATGGGAACGATGCTCAACGTGGCGGACAACTCCGGGGCGCGCAAGCTCCAGGCGATCCGCCAGCTGGGTGGGTCCTCGGCGCCCCGCTACGCCGGAATCGGCGACATCATCGTGTGCTCGGTCAAGGAGGCGGCGCCCGACTCGGACATCAAAAAGGGGACGGTCGTCAAGGCGGTCGTGGTGCGAACCAGGATGCGGACCCGGCGGCGCGACGGCTCCTACATCAAGTTCGACGAGAACGCGGCGGTGCTGGTCAATGCCGAGCACGACCCGATCGGCACCCGGGTGTTCGGTCCGGTCGCCCGAGAGCTGCGCGAGCGCCGCTTCATGAAGATCGTGTCGCTGGCGCCGGAAGTGATCTAG
- the rpsQ gene encoding 30S ribosomal protein S17: MSDATATHRKATKVGVVTSSAADKSVVVKVENFVMHPLYHRFVRTSSKLMAHDEENTCNAGDRVLIEECRPVSRRKRWRVRRILERAE; this comes from the coding sequence ATGAGCGACGCGACGGCCACCCACCGCAAGGCCACCAAGGTCGGAGTCGTCACCTCCAGCGCCGCCGACAAGTCGGTGGTGGTGAAGGTGGAGAACTTCGTCATGCACCCGCTGTACCACCGGTTCGTGCGGACATCATCGAAGCTCATGGCGCACGACGAGGAGAACACCTGCAACGCCGGCGACCGGGTGCTGATCGAGGAGTGCCGCCCGGTGTCGCGGCGCAAGCGCTGGCGCGTGCGCAGGATCCTCGAGCGCGCGGAGTGA
- the rpmC gene encoding 50S ribosomal protein L29: MKVKEIRDRSDDELRKQLGDLEEQLFKLRFQKSTGQIENPQKIREVRKDIARVLTVINQRVSQERNP, from the coding sequence ATGAAGGTGAAGGAGATCCGGGATCGCTCGGACGACGAGCTCCGCAAGCAGCTCGGGGACCTCGAGGAGCAGCTTTTCAAGCTGCGCTTCCAGAAGTCCACGGGCCAGATCGAGAACCCGCAGAAGATCCGTGAGGTACGCAAGGACATCGCCCGCGTGCTGACCGTGATCAACCAGCGGGTCAGCCAGGAGAGGAACCCATGA
- the rplP gene encoding 50S ribosomal protein L16, whose translation MLMPKKVKYRKQQRGSNRGVAERGSTLSFGDYALQATERGWVTARQIEAARIAMTRHVKRGGKIWIRVFPDKPVTKKPLETRMGKGKGNPEEWVVVVKPARILYEMEGVTEEIAREAMRLAAHKLPIRTRFVSRGGSP comes from the coding sequence ATGTTGATGCCGAAGAAGGTCAAGTATCGCAAGCAGCAGCGCGGCAGCAACCGCGGGGTGGCCGAGCGCGGCTCCACGCTGTCGTTCGGTGACTACGCGCTGCAGGCGACCGAGCGGGGCTGGGTCACGGCGCGCCAGATCGAGGCCGCCCGAATCGCGATGACCCGCCACGTCAAGCGCGGCGGCAAGATCTGGATCCGGGTCTTCCCCGACAAGCCGGTCACCAAGAAGCCGCTCGAGACCCGCATGGGCAAGGGCAAGGGGAACCCCGAGGAGTGGGTGGTCGTGGTCAAGCCGGCGCGGATCCTCTACGAGATGGAGGGCGTGACCGAGGAGATCGCCCGCGAGGCGATGCGGCTGGCGGCGCACAAGCTCCCGATCAGGACCCGTTTCGTCAGCAGGGGAGGGTCGCCATGA
- the rpsC gene encoding 30S ribosomal protein S3: protein MGQKTHPYGFRLGYNNTWRSRWYAGGGAYANLLHEDLQLRDELHRRLANAAVSAIDVERAANKLRVNILSGRPGIIIGRKGAEVDKLRDDLMRRYGQDIHINIQEIQRPEIDSHLIAQNVARQLERRIAYRRAMRRAIENALRFGAQGIKIRCAGRLNGAEIARSEWYQQGRLPLHTLKADIDYGFETAFTTYGVIGVKVWVYRGERYRARSVRGRL, encoded by the coding sequence GTGGGACAGAAGACGCATCCGTACGGCTTTCGCCTCGGATACAACAACACCTGGCGGTCGCGGTGGTACGCCGGCGGCGGAGCCTACGCCAACCTGCTCCACGAGGACCTGCAGCTGCGGGACGAGCTCCACCGGCGCCTCGCCAACGCGGCGGTGAGCGCGATCGATGTCGAGCGCGCCGCCAACAAGCTGCGCGTCAACATCCTGTCGGGCCGGCCGGGGATCATCATCGGCCGCAAGGGCGCCGAGGTCGACAAGCTGCGCGATGACCTGATGCGCCGCTACGGCCAGGACATCCACATCAACATCCAGGAGATCCAGCGCCCGGAGATCGACTCGCACCTGATCGCGCAGAACGTGGCGCGCCAGCTCGAGCGGCGCATCGCCTACCGCCGCGCGATGCGGCGGGCGATCGAGAACGCGCTGCGCTTCGGCGCCCAGGGGATCAAGATCCGCTGCGCCGGCCGCCTCAACGGGGCCGAGATCGCGCGCTCCGAGTGGTACCAGCAGGGCCGTCTGCCGCTGCACACCCTCAAGGCGGATATCGACTACGGTTTCGAGACCGCGTTCACCACCTACGGCGTGATCGGCGTCAAGGTCTGGGTGTACCGGGGCGAGCGCTACCGGGCGCGGTCGGTGCGCGGGCGCCTGTAG
- the rplV gene encoding 50S ribosomal protein L22 produces MESRAQLRYYRSSPRKVRLLADMVRGHEVEPALRSLRLSDKHAARDVAKVVRSALANLEQAQPGVDVDKVFISAITVDDGPRMRRGRPASKWVRMHRILRRMCHITVELAVRES; encoded by the coding sequence ATGGAATCTCGAGCACAGCTTCGGTACTATCGCTCCTCGCCCCGCAAGGTCCGGCTCCTTGCCGACATGGTGCGCGGCCACGAGGTGGAGCCGGCCCTGAGGTCGCTGCGGCTCTCCGACAAGCACGCCGCGCGCGACGTGGCGAAGGTGGTGCGGTCCGCCCTTGCCAACCTGGAGCAGGCCCAGCCGGGCGTCGATGTGGACAAGGTGTTCATCAGCGCCATCACCGTCGACGACGGGCCCCGGATGCGCCGCGGCCGGCCGGCCTCGAAGTGGGTGAGGATGCACCGCATCCTGAGAAGGATGTGCCACATCACGGTCGAGCTCGCGGTGCGGGAATCGTAG
- the rpsS gene encoding 30S ribosomal protein S19, protein MPRSVHKGPFVDEHLAKKVDSLGAAGDRRVIKTWSRRSTITPLMVGHTIAVHNGHKFVPVYVTENMVGHKLGEFAPTRTFRGHSGKKERGAH, encoded by the coding sequence ATGCCTCGATCAGTTCACAAGGGACCGTTCGTGGACGAGCACCTCGCCAAGAAGGTGGACTCGCTCGGCGCCGCCGGCGACCGCCGGGTCATCAAGACCTGGTCCCGCCGGTCCACGATCACTCCCCTGATGGTGGGTCACACCATCGCCGTCCACAACGGCCACAAGTTCGTGCCGGTCTACGTGACCGAGAACATGGTCGGTCACAAGCTCGGCGAGTTCGCTCCGACGCGGACGTTCCGCGGCCACAGCGGCAAGAAGGAGCGAGGGGCGCACTAA